One window of the Benincasa hispida cultivar B227 chromosome 3, ASM972705v1, whole genome shotgun sequence genome contains the following:
- the LOC120073273 gene encoding proteinaceous RNase P 2-like isoform X2, whose amino-acid sequence MDSTGTAKARKKSKNQSPEVKFHLDLTTCSRRKDLLSAITLCETAISEKLKFNQQHFNTLLYLCSTAISDPSLKESAVSFGFRVYNHLLSTGVVPNEATVTAVARLAAAKGDGDYAFELVKTIGKYKVTPRLRTYDPALFYFCENLEVDKAYEVEKHMNSAGVELEEPQISALLKVSSETGKEDEVYEYLHKLRRSVKCVSESTAKTIEDWFCSEKASDIGESTSDVGLIREAILSNGGGWHGKGWTGTGNWAVKRTNVYSNGKCCCCAQQLVCADISCAETESFAQSLAALAIERETQPNFISFQWLEEHNHCDTIVDGANIGLYQQNFVDSGFNLPQVEAVVKELCKMSGGNWPLVFWHNKRTRALTDNSSHRKVVEEWINKGVLYSTPIGSNDDWYWLYAAVKLKCLLVTNDEMRDHIFELLGNELFLRWKEKHQIRYTFVKGQLKLEMPPLYSVVIQESETGSWHVPIAGNDSELERTWLCVTRPGVSAASGIQLNAETSENIVARGSCASMNVGSYNQLHDSAIARKRKERPSSTS is encoded by the exons ATGGATTCCACTGGCACTGCCAAAGCAAGAAAGAAGTCCAAGAACCAATCGCCTGAAGTCAAGTTCCACTTAGACCTCACTACCTGTTCGAGGAGGAAAGATTTACTTTCGGCCATAACTCTCTGCGAAACTGCAATTTCGGAGAAGTTGAAATTCAACCAGCAGCACTTTAATACTCTCCTCTACCTCTGTTCTACCGCGATTTCTGACCCATCGTTGAAAGAATCCGCAGTAAGTTTTGGGTTTCGTGTATATAATCACTTGCTATCCACTGGTGTTGTTCCAAATGAAGCTACAGTCACTGCTGTCGCAAGACTCGCCGCAGCAAAAGGGGACGGCGATTATGCATTTGAATTGGTGAAAACAATTGGGAAATATAAAGTTACGCCCAGGTTGCGCACTTATGATCCcgcattgttttatttttgtgaGAATTTGGAGGTGGATAAGGCTTATGAGGTGGAAAAACACATGAATTCTGCTGGAGTGGAGTTAGAGGAACCTCAGATTTCTGCCCTTTTGAAGGTGAGTTCAGAGACAGGAAAAGAGGATGAAGTGTATGAATATTTACACAAACTGAGACGTTCTGTGAAGTGTGTTAGTGAGTCTACTGCAAAGACTATTGAGGATTGGTTTTGTAGTGAAAAGGCCTCTGATATTGGTGAATCGACTTCGGATGTGGGTCTGATTAGAGAGGCAATTTTAAGCAATGGAGGGGGTTGGCATGGAAAGGGGTGGACTGGGACGGGAAATTGGGCGGTGAAAAGAACAAATGTTTATTCCAATGGTAAATGCTGCTGTTGTGCTCAACAATTGGTTTGTGCCGATATTAGTTGTGCTGAGACAGAGAGTTTTGCTCAGTCTTTGGCTGCACTCGCCATTGAAAGGGAGACtcaaccaaattttataagctTTCAG TGGTTAGAAGAACATAATCATTGTGATACGATTGTTGATGGAGCAAATATTGGCCTCTACCAACAGAATTTTGTAGATTCCGGATTTAATCTTCCCCAG GTTGAGGCCGTTGTCAAAGAATTATGTAAGATGAGTGGGGGAAATTGGCCATTAGTTTTCTGGCACAATAAACGCACCAGGGCTCTAACGGATAATTCTTCACATAGAAAAGTTGTCGAGGAATGGATAAACAAAGGTGTTCTTTATTCAACGCCCATTGGCTCAAATGACGATTG GTATTGGCTTTATGCCGCTGTGAAATTGAAGTGCTTGCTTGTCACAAATGATGAAATGCGAGAtcatatttttgaacttttgggAAACGAATTATTTCTCAGATGGAAGGAGAAACATCAA ATTCGTTACACTTTTGTTAAGGGTCAACTAAAACTTGAGATGCCACCCCTTTATTCTGTTGTAATTCAG GAATCAGAAACAGGATCTTGGCATGTTCCAATTGCAGGCAATGACTCCGAATTAGAACGAACTTGGTTGTGTGTTACCAGGCCAGGTGTTTCTGCTGCCTCCGGTATACAGTTGAATGCCGAAACTTCTGAAAACATTGTGGCTCGAGGGTCATGTGCATCAATGAATGTAGGCAGTTATAATCAACTGCACGATTCGGCCATAGCacgtaaaagaaaagaaaggccCTCATCAACCTCCTAA
- the LOC120073273 gene encoding proteinaceous RNase P 2-like isoform X1, with the protein MDSTGTAKARKKSKNQSPEVKFHLDLTTCSRRKDLLSAITLCETAISEKLKFNQQHFNTLLYLCSTAISDPSLKESAVSFGFRVYNHLLSTGVVPNEATVTAVARLAAAKGDGDYAFELVKTIGKYKVTPRLRTYDPALFYFCENLEVDKAYEVEKHMNSAGVELEEPQISALLKVSSETGKEDEVYEYLHKLRRSVKCVSESTAKTIEDWFCSEKASDIGESTSDVGLIREAILSNGGGWHGKGWTGTGNWAVKRTNVYSNGKCCCCAQQLVCADISCAETESFAQSLAALAIERETQPNFISFQEWLEEHNHCDTIVDGANIGLYQQNFVDSGFNLPQVEAVVKELCKMSGGNWPLVFWHNKRTRALTDNSSHRKVVEEWINKGVLYSTPIGSNDDWYWLYAAVKLKCLLVTNDEMRDHIFELLGNELFLRWKEKHQIRYTFVKGQLKLEMPPLYSVVIQESETGSWHVPIAGNDSELERTWLCVTRPGVSAASGIQLNAETSENIVARGSCASMNVGSYNQLHDSAIARKRKERPSSTS; encoded by the exons ATGGATTCCACTGGCACTGCCAAAGCAAGAAAGAAGTCCAAGAACCAATCGCCTGAAGTCAAGTTCCACTTAGACCTCACTACCTGTTCGAGGAGGAAAGATTTACTTTCGGCCATAACTCTCTGCGAAACTGCAATTTCGGAGAAGTTGAAATTCAACCAGCAGCACTTTAATACTCTCCTCTACCTCTGTTCTACCGCGATTTCTGACCCATCGTTGAAAGAATCCGCAGTAAGTTTTGGGTTTCGTGTATATAATCACTTGCTATCCACTGGTGTTGTTCCAAATGAAGCTACAGTCACTGCTGTCGCAAGACTCGCCGCAGCAAAAGGGGACGGCGATTATGCATTTGAATTGGTGAAAACAATTGGGAAATATAAAGTTACGCCCAGGTTGCGCACTTATGATCCcgcattgttttatttttgtgaGAATTTGGAGGTGGATAAGGCTTATGAGGTGGAAAAACACATGAATTCTGCTGGAGTGGAGTTAGAGGAACCTCAGATTTCTGCCCTTTTGAAGGTGAGTTCAGAGACAGGAAAAGAGGATGAAGTGTATGAATATTTACACAAACTGAGACGTTCTGTGAAGTGTGTTAGTGAGTCTACTGCAAAGACTATTGAGGATTGGTTTTGTAGTGAAAAGGCCTCTGATATTGGTGAATCGACTTCGGATGTGGGTCTGATTAGAGAGGCAATTTTAAGCAATGGAGGGGGTTGGCATGGAAAGGGGTGGACTGGGACGGGAAATTGGGCGGTGAAAAGAACAAATGTTTATTCCAATGGTAAATGCTGCTGTTGTGCTCAACAATTGGTTTGTGCCGATATTAGTTGTGCTGAGACAGAGAGTTTTGCTCAGTCTTTGGCTGCACTCGCCATTGAAAGGGAGACtcaaccaaattttataagctTTCAG GAGTGGTTAGAAGAACATAATCATTGTGATACGATTGTTGATGGAGCAAATATTGGCCTCTACCAACAGAATTTTGTAGATTCCGGATTTAATCTTCCCCAG GTTGAGGCCGTTGTCAAAGAATTATGTAAGATGAGTGGGGGAAATTGGCCATTAGTTTTCTGGCACAATAAACGCACCAGGGCTCTAACGGATAATTCTTCACATAGAAAAGTTGTCGAGGAATGGATAAACAAAGGTGTTCTTTATTCAACGCCCATTGGCTCAAATGACGATTG GTATTGGCTTTATGCCGCTGTGAAATTGAAGTGCTTGCTTGTCACAAATGATGAAATGCGAGAtcatatttttgaacttttgggAAACGAATTATTTCTCAGATGGAAGGAGAAACATCAA ATTCGTTACACTTTTGTTAAGGGTCAACTAAAACTTGAGATGCCACCCCTTTATTCTGTTGTAATTCAG GAATCAGAAACAGGATCTTGGCATGTTCCAATTGCAGGCAATGACTCCGAATTAGAACGAACTTGGTTGTGTGTTACCAGGCCAGGTGTTTCTGCTGCCTCCGGTATACAGTTGAATGCCGAAACTTCTGAAAACATTGTGGCTCGAGGGTCATGTGCATCAATGAATGTAGGCAGTTATAATCAACTGCACGATTCGGCCATAGCacgtaaaagaaaagaaaggccCTCATCAACCTCCTAA